A DNA window from Christensenellaceae bacterium contains the following coding sequences:
- a CDS encoding bifunctional 5,10-methylenetetrahydrofolate dehydrogenase/5,10-methenyltetrahydrofolate cyclohydrolase — protein MTKLLDGAALALKLRETLKETINSEFALKNRAMPHIVIINVGNNKNSQMYITGKFKACQMLGIKTTLEHFNIIPTQQHLNSVIEKHNNNPGVDGILVQLPLPPGLNATEAINKIAPDKDIDGLTFVNLGKLISGEPSAVLSCTPQGVIELVKSYGVGLCGKSVALVNRSLLVGKPLAQLLTQNDATVTVCHTKTKDLDHILKSSDIIITAVGLKNFVKAEHVKKGTVVIDIGLTFDKDEGKVFGDCDYENIKDLCSYITPVPGGVGPMTITMLIKNLITLAIQHREAIEAASKQKDSNN, from the coding sequence ATGACTAAACTTTTAGACGGTGCAGCGCTGGCGCTAAAACTGCGGGAAACTCTTAAGGAAACAATAAATTCAGAATTCGCACTAAAAAATAGGGCCATGCCGCATATTGTAATCATTAATGTTGGAAACAACAAAAACAGTCAGATGTATATCACCGGAAAGTTTAAAGCCTGCCAGATGCTTGGCATTAAAACAACGCTGGAGCACTTTAACATCATTCCTACGCAGCAGCACCTTAACAGCGTTATTGAAAAACATAATAATAACCCCGGCGTTGATGGAATTTTGGTGCAGCTCCCCCTGCCCCCTGGGCTTAACGCTACCGAAGCCATAAATAAAATTGCCCCCGACAAAGACATTGACGGGCTGACCTTTGTTAACCTCGGAAAACTTATAAGCGGTGAACCCAGCGCAGTTTTAAGCTGCACACCTCAAGGTGTCATCGAACTTGTCAAAAGCTACGGTGTGGGGCTTTGCGGCAAGTCCGTAGCCCTTGTCAACCGCAGCCTGCTTGTAGGAAAACCACTTGCTCAGCTTCTCACTCAAAATGACGCAACAGTCACAGTTTGTCACACCAAAACAAAAGACCTAGACCATATATTAAAATCAAGTGATATAATTATCACCGCCGTAGGTCTAAAAAACTTTGTAAAGGCCGAACACGTCAAAAAAGGCACAGTCGTAATCGACATTGGCCTCACCTTTGACAAAGATGAAGGCAAAGTCTTTGGCGACTGCGATTATGAAAACATCAAAGACCTGTGTTCATACATTACTCCCGTGCCCGGAGGCGTCGGTCCCATGACCATAACAATGCTTATAAAAAATCTGATAACACTCGCCATTCAACACCGAGAAGCCATTGAGGCCGCCTCAAAACAAAAGGATTCTAACAACTAA
- a CDS encoding septum formation initiator family protein, whose protein sequence is MKQSNMKRMISAITVAVVLVVVGMLVGLIFQFTHLSKLKAEAAELNRQVQELKDSNADAQNQIDFFNNARALEDMYHSQGYGKDGDIFFE, encoded by the coding sequence ATGAAACAAAGCAACATGAAAAGAATGATAAGCGCGATTACTGTTGCGGTCGTGCTTGTCGTTGTAGGTATGCTGGTGGGTTTGATATTTCAGTTTACGCACCTAAGCAAGCTTAAGGCAGAGGCGGCGGAGCTAAACCGGCAGGTGCAGGAATTAAAAGACTCAAATGCAGATGCTCAAAATCAAATAGACTTTTTCAACAATGCCCGCGCCCTTGAGGATATGTATCACAGTCAGGGGTACGGTAAGGACGGAGATATATTCTTTGAATAA
- a CDS encoding ComF family protein: protein MVNRFKDFMLECLFPSKIECIVCGDELSYERPHDMCYDCLKRLPKIIKECKKCGVSITGMGKYCLTCKERKFRFERGVSCFDYSGKMVSLIHTLKYGGGKYLAKPLASFMTDKFNEAGFEVDFIMPVPVGHQRAKERGYNQAALLAREVSITVGIEYADILERIKDTPTQAKLTQEERRHNLDGAFVVTDKTKVKGKNILVVDDIMTTGSTCDEIAKTLLKAGSKAVFVLTLAHTVLKYDGKVEVPHDF from the coding sequence ATGGTGAATAGGTTTAAGGACTTTATGTTGGAGTGTTTGTTTCCGAGTAAAATTGAATGTATTGTTTGCGGAGATGAACTGAGTTATGAGCGTCCGCATGATATGTGTTATGATTGTCTTAAGCGTCTTCCGAAAATAATTAAAGAATGTAAGAAGTGCGGTGTAAGTATAACAGGCATGGGGAAATATTGTCTGACCTGCAAAGAACGGAAGTTCAGGTTTGAACGCGGAGTGTCGTGTTTTGATTATAGCGGCAAAATGGTGTCATTGATACATACTCTCAAATATGGCGGAGGTAAATATTTGGCAAAGCCTCTTGCTAGTTTTATGACGGATAAGTTTAATGAAGCGGGGTTTGAGGTTGATTTTATTATGCCGGTTCCTGTTGGTCATCAAAGAGCAAAAGAGCGCGGATATAATCAAGCGGCGCTTTTGGCACGCGAGGTGAGTATAACTGTAGGGATTGAATACGCTGATATTTTAGAGCGCATAAAAGATACTCCAACGCAAGCTAAACTTACGCAGGAGGAAAGACGTCACAATCTGGACGGAGCATTTGTGGTTACAGATAAAACTAAAGTGAAGGGCAAAAATATTTTGGTGGTTGATGATATTATGACTACGGGCTCCACATGTGACGAGATTGCAAAGACACTTTTGAAAGCCGGGTCCAAAGCAGTGTTTGTGCTGACTCTTGCTCACACGGTGCTTAAATATGATGGAAAGGTAGAAGTTCCTCACGATTTTTAA
- a CDS encoding SIS domain-containing protein, with amino-acid sequence MKETTKQIFRDFFERNPSLAELKKQLENAVELLFKSTAKNKILVCGNGGSAADSEHIAGELLKSFMNKRQVSSNFRDKLVREFGEEGNFIADNLQQGIKCIPLTSFCAFNTAFLNDCNEKLLFAQLVNALGDHGDVLLAISTSGNSKNVCYAAQVAKIRGMKVIALTGSGGGKLRGLCDVLLNVPSDIVYQIQELHLPVYHLLCLALENELYGTA; translated from the coding sequence ATGAAAGAAACAACCAAGCAAATTTTTAGAGATTTTTTTGAAAGAAATCCGTCTTTGGCGGAGCTCAAGAAACAGTTGGAGAATGCGGTGGAGCTACTTTTTAAGTCAACTGCCAAAAATAAGATTTTGGTTTGCGGCAACGGTGGCAGTGCTGCCGACAGCGAGCATATTGCGGGGGAGTTGTTGAAATCTTTTATGAATAAGCGGCAAGTGAGCTCTAATTTTAGAGATAAGTTGGTTAGGGAGTTTGGCGAAGAGGGTAATTTTATTGCTGACAATTTACAGCAGGGTATCAAATGTATTCCGCTCACTTCTTTTTGTGCGTTTAATACGGCCTTTCTTAATGACTGCAATGAAAAACTGCTTTTTGCGCAGCTTGTTAATGCTCTTGGAGACCATGGAGATGTTCTGCTGGCAATATCCACCAGCGGAAACTCAAAGAATGTATGTTATGCTGCACAAGTAGCCAAGATAAGAGGTATGAAGGTTATAGCTCTGACGGGCAGCGGCGGCGGAAAACTGAGAGGACTTTGCGATGTGTTGCTGAATGTGCCGAGTGATATTGTATATCAGATTCAGGAGTTGCATTTGCCGGTATACCACTTGCTGTGCTTGGCTTTAGAAAATGAATTATATGGCACGGCATAA
- the rpsR gene encoding 30S ribosomal protein S18, giving the protein MPKRKVCPFCVDKSKAIDYKDTATLKRYVTEKGKIISRRQTGVCAAHQRVLAVEIKRARNIALLPFKGD; this is encoded by the coding sequence ATGCCCAAACGCAAGGTTTGTCCGTTTTGCGTGGATAAGAGTAAAGCGATAGATTATAAGGATACTGCAACGCTTAAGCGTTATGTGACCGAAAAAGGCAAGATTATTTCAAGACGTCAGACGGGTGTGTGCGCTGCTCACCAGCGAGTATTGGCAGTTGAAATAAAAAGAGCCCGAAATATTGCACTGCTTCCATTTAAGGGAGATTGA
- a CDS encoding SDR family NAD(P)-dependent oxidoreductase: protein MKLNERKVLITGASSGLGQEIAKILINKYNCQVLGVARNEQKLIQFKNDLGEKSQNFDYYIMDVSIEENWHKLHQKLTEESRVIEILINNAGIMLPFKSADKTETSEVERVMKINYFSVVYACKTFIPMLIGQKNPAIINIGSLASLCCLPGVAGYSASKAALKSYSEALSVELGKNIFVSTVMPGFVRTNLMSGAIAEGEEKIINKVARPAPKVARIIVRKMKHNCRRMILGADAKAMFLFYRYFPRSSGRVAGSFLRLTKIKTLQNIYTDKNDYCEATSLIDKQKCGKGEADD, encoded by the coding sequence ATGAAATTAAACGAAAGAAAAGTTCTGATAACCGGAGCCAGCAGCGGCCTCGGGCAGGAAATTGCAAAAATACTCATAAATAAATATAACTGCCAGGTTTTGGGCGTTGCCCGAAACGAGCAGAAACTCATACAGTTTAAAAATGATTTGGGTGAAAAGTCCCAAAATTTTGACTATTATATTATGGATGTGAGCATAGAAGAAAATTGGCATAAGCTACACCAAAAACTTACTGAGGAAAGCCGTGTTATAGAAATTTTAATCAACAACGCAGGCATTATGCTGCCCTTTAAATCTGCAGATAAAACTGAAACAAGTGAAGTTGAAAGAGTTATGAAAATAAACTACTTTTCGGTGGTGTATGCCTGCAAAACCTTTATACCTATGCTGATAGGTCAAAAAAATCCCGCCATAATCAATATCGGAAGTCTTGCATCTCTGTGCTGCCTGCCGGGTGTAGCGGGATATTCTGCCAGCAAGGCGGCTCTTAAAAGCTATAGCGAAGCGCTGAGCGTAGAGCTTGGAAAAAACATTTTTGTAAGCACCGTTATGCCGGGGTTTGTAAGAACCAATCTCATGAGCGGCGCCATTGCTGAAGGTGAAGAAAAAATAATAAATAAAGTTGCAAGGCCTGCCCCAAAAGTTGCAAGAATTATTGTGCGGAAAATGAAACACAACTGCCGCCGTATGATATTGGGCGCAGACGCCAAAGCAATGTTTCTTTTCTATAGATACTTCCCTCGAAGCAGCGGCAGAGTTGCGGGTAGCTTTCTTAGGCTTACCAAAATAAAGACCCTTCAAAATATATACACCGACAAAAACGACTATTGCGAAGCAACAAGTTTAATAGATAAGCAGAAATGTGGAAAAGGAGAAGCCGATGACTAA
- a CDS encoding ATP-dependent RecD-like DNA helicase, translating to MKLSGVIEDVVYKNSANGYTVLNIDVEGILVTCVGKSANINEGEFVELEGEYTKSNKYGEQFSFSNIKISDPVTADGIIRYLSSGLIKGVGPVTAEAIVKKFGKDTLSIIEFSPERLTEVRGVSENKAQMIGEAFSEIKNMQRAIMFLQDRGITTNMAVKLFNIYNQQTVDVISQNPYKLIEDIDGVGFLTADRIASNLGVAPNSEFRVRAAILHTLKEAADKGGNTFLFQGDLCGQVLSLINLEVESGQVLVNNVLENLSMDNVIKQFESKGRPVVMLSRMHFMENAVAKKLTTLNANGDGTIIDLSAEIELYEKQNKITLHSDQKEAVTMAVNCPVSVITGGPGTGKTTIIKCILNFLKAQGKQIYLLAPTGRAAKRLSQSCGVDASTIHRALEVRHSEDDSNSIFVHNEKNKLPADVIIIDEVSMVDIPLAFYLFRSLKPTCKLILVGDKDQLPSVGAGNVLFDLLKSEVIKSVSLTQIYRQDEDSLIVTNAHLINNGKMPEFNNKSKDFFFEEKGSTEDMLKTVIDLVLYRLPKYTGLESAQIQVLAAMKSGVCGVNNLNQQLQMLINPQSVKKAEIALEHTTYRVGDKVMQMSNNYNRAWFRLEGRYTQEGEGVFNGDMGKIILIDFQTYETTVEFEDGRIVVYPRNEITELSICYATTIHKSQGSEFDVVVIPVVAGSRQIITRNLLYTAVTRAKKIVVLVGSRKNIAYMIHNNYTASRNSMLCEFLKTQKKKADFLYGE from the coding sequence ATGAAACTAAGCGGTGTCATTGAAGACGTAGTATATAAAAATAGCGCAAACGGCTATACGGTGCTTAACATAGATGTTGAGGGCATTTTAGTTACATGTGTTGGGAAGAGTGCCAACATAAACGAGGGCGAATTTGTAGAGCTTGAAGGAGAGTATACTAAAAGTAATAAATACGGTGAGCAGTTTTCGTTTAGTAATATTAAAATAAGTGACCCTGTGACAGCAGACGGAATTATAAGATATCTTTCAAGCGGGCTTATTAAGGGGGTAGGACCTGTTACGGCAGAGGCAATCGTAAAAAAGTTCGGCAAAGATACGCTCAGCATAATAGAGTTTAGCCCCGAGCGGCTGACTGAGGTCAGGGGCGTGAGTGAAAACAAAGCTCAGATGATTGGGGAAGCTTTTAGCGAGATTAAAAACATGCAGCGTGCCATTATGTTTTTACAGGACCGCGGTATTACTACCAACATGGCGGTAAAGCTTTTTAATATCTATAATCAGCAGACTGTTGATGTGATATCGCAAAATCCATATAAATTGATTGAGGATATTGACGGTGTGGGTTTTTTGACAGCTGACAGGATTGCCTCTAATCTCGGAGTGGCTCCAAACAGTGAGTTTCGTGTGCGGGCTGCGATTTTGCATACCCTAAAAGAGGCCGCCGACAAAGGTGGAAATACCTTTTTGTTTCAGGGTGACCTTTGCGGGCAGGTGCTGAGTTTGATTAATCTTGAAGTTGAAAGCGGACAAGTCTTGGTGAATAATGTGCTGGAAAACCTCAGTATGGATAATGTCATCAAGCAGTTTGAGAGCAAGGGCAGGCCTGTTGTAATGCTCAGCCGCATGCATTTTATGGAGAATGCTGTTGCTAAAAAACTTACAACTCTAAACGCCAACGGCGACGGTACGATAATTGACTTGTCTGCCGAAATAGAGCTTTATGAAAAACAAAATAAAATTACGCTGCACTCTGACCAAAAGGAAGCTGTAACAATGGCGGTGAACTGCCCCGTGTCGGTGATAACGGGAGGTCCCGGAACGGGAAAAACCACTATAATAAAATGTATACTGAACTTTTTAAAAGCGCAAGGCAAGCAAATTTATCTGCTGGCTCCAACGGGCAGAGCTGCAAAGAGACTTTCACAGTCGTGCGGAGTTGACGCCAGCACCATTCACCGTGCACTTGAGGTGCGTCACAGTGAGGACGACTCAAACAGCATATTTGTGCATAACGAAAAGAACAAGTTGCCGGCCGACGTTATTATAATTGACGAGGTTTCGATGGTGGATATACCGCTGGCTTTTTATCTGTTTCGCTCTCTCAAACCCACCTGTAAGCTTATTTTGGTGGGCGACAAAGACCAGCTGCCAAGCGTAGGAGCCGGTAATGTTTTGTTTGATTTACTTAAAAGTGAGGTTATAAAATCAGTCAGTCTTACGCAGATTTATAGGCAGGATGAGGATAGTTTGATTGTTACAAACGCGCATCTTATAAACAACGGCAAGATGCCCGAATTTAACAATAAAAGCAAGGACTTTTTCTTTGAAGAAAAGGGAAGCACTGAGGATATGCTGAAAACTGTGATAGATTTGGTGCTTTATAGACTGCCTAAATACACCGGACTTGAATCCGCGCAGATTCAGGTGCTTGCTGCCATGAAAAGCGGAGTGTGCGGAGTAAACAACCTTAATCAGCAGCTGCAAATGCTTATTAATCCTCAGTCTGTTAAAAAGGCTGAAATAGCTCTTGAACATACTACCTATCGCGTAGGTGACAAGGTAATGCAGATGAGCAACAATTATAACCGCGCGTGGTTTAGGCTTGAAGGCAGATATACTCAAGAGGGCGAGGGCGTATTTAACGGTGATATGGGCAAAATTATTCTGATAGATTTTCAGACTTATGAAACTACAGTTGAATTTGAGGACGGCAGAATTGTGGTTTATCCGCGAAATGAGATAACCGAGCTGTCGATTTGTTATGCTACAACTATTCACAAAAGTCAGGGCAGTGAGTTTGATGTGGTGGTTATTCCCGTTGTTGCAGGCAGCCGGCAGATAATAACGCGCAACCTTTTGTATACTGCTGTGACCCGTGCCAAAAAGATTGTGGTGCTGGTGGGAAGCCGTAAAAATATTGCGTATATGATACACAACAATTATACTGCCAGCCGCAACAGCATGCTTTGTGAATTTTTAAAAACACAAAAGAAAAAGGCGGATTTCCTGTATGGTGAATAG
- a CDS encoding single-stranded DNA-binding protein produces MNKVILVGNLTKDPELSTTNSGINYCRFTVAVQRRFNNAQGEREADFIPIVVWRAQAENCHKYLKKGSKAGVVGTIQTRSYDAQDGSKRYVTEVLADEVEFLSSKGSSGGEGYSAPKNTNSDNDVTDLQPIEDDTMPF; encoded by the coding sequence ATGAATAAAGTAATTTTAGTAGGTAACTTAACAAAGGACCCGGAGCTCAGCACTACCAACAGCGGAATAAACTATTGCAGGTTTACTGTGGCTGTTCAGCGAAGATTTAACAATGCGCAGGGCGAGAGAGAGGCAGATTTTATACCCATTGTAGTTTGGAGAGCACAGGCTGAAAACTGTCACAAATATCTTAAAAAAGGTAGCAAAGCCGGCGTTGTAGGGACAATCCAGACTCGCAGTTATGACGCTCAGGATGGCTCCAAACGCTATGTGACAGAGGTTTTAGCGGATGAAGTTGAGTTTTTAAGCAGTAAAGGAAGCAGCGGCGGAGAAGGTTATAGTGCACCCAAAAACACCAATTCCGACAATGATGTGACCGACCTGCAGCCTATTGAAGATGACACTATGCCGTTTTAG
- a CDS encoding GerAB/ArcD/ProY family transporter, whose amino-acid sequence MKLITTRQACFMLILAAITFKLMFLPALLSGAVNNDTPVAVLFLGTLELMAPIVLLWLSHKYPDMTFKEMLIKMFGNVVAKIILILFSVHFLMRTIAVFVGYYLYLYFTLYSALQWITFAIPLLIVLFYIITMGLRSIGRLMEIFVPIVLAAIVAVLIFASIPADFSNMLPIFENGVISSTVPALDYTLWAGNFLVYVMVMGNIKRSKNHNRAMILTLLITVVLIIAFYVIYASLFHYNAGNYSESNSDIVSILPRSSDVASIHWIIAIIWCSAMFLYCVVVGVCSQFCAQEAIGTKYKWQIGMLICIIILAVAAGINFDIAKLAAFGIRYGKYFDYLVQFIIPFMLWIFAFRLKSDRSGAKTDKAQNPLDSNAAGQQKFRTPRRPQGRERGEYGK is encoded by the coding sequence ATGAAACTGATAACTACCCGTCAGGCGTGTTTTATGCTAATTCTAGCGGCGATAACCTTTAAACTTATGTTTCTGCCGGCCCTGCTTTCGGGAGCTGTTAATAATGACACCCCTGTGGCCGTGCTCTTTTTGGGTACACTCGAGCTTATGGCGCCCATAGTACTGCTGTGGTTAAGCCACAAATATCCCGATATGACATTTAAGGAAATGCTTATCAAAATGTTTGGTAATGTTGTTGCCAAAATTATTTTGATATTGTTCAGTGTTCACTTTTTGATGCGTACAATTGCTGTGTTTGTGGGCTATTATTTATATCTTTATTTTACGCTTTATTCGGCTTTGCAGTGGATTACTTTTGCTATTCCTCTGCTTATAGTGTTGTTTTATATCATAACAATGGGACTTAGGAGCATTGGCAGGCTTATGGAGATATTTGTTCCGATTGTGCTGGCAGCGATTGTGGCTGTGCTGATTTTTGCAAGCATACCCGCGGATTTCAGCAACATGTTGCCTATATTTGAAAACGGCGTTATAAGCTCAACCGTTCCGGCACTTGATTATACGCTGTGGGCCGGAAACTTTCTGGTCTACGTAATGGTTATGGGAAACATTAAACGTAGCAAGAATCATAACCGTGCGATGATTCTTACTCTTCTTATAACGGTTGTATTAATTATTGCTTTCTATGTGATTTACGCAAGTCTTTTTCACTATAACGCCGGCAACTATAGTGAATCAAATTCTGATATAGTTTCAATTCTGCCCCGAAGCTCGGATGTTGCCAGCATACATTGGATAATAGCGATTATATGGTGCAGTGCTATGTTTTTATATTGCGTTGTTGTGGGGGTATGCTCGCAGTTTTGCGCTCAGGAGGCAATAGGAACCAAGTATAAGTGGCAAATAGGCATGCTTATTTGTATTATAATTTTGGCAGTTGCTGCCGGCATAAATTTTGACATAGCAAAGCTTGCTGCCTTTGGCATAAGATACGGTAAGTATTTTGATTATCTGGTGCAGTTTATAATACCCTTTATGCTTTGGATATTTGCTTTCAGACTTAAATCCGACCGGTCGGGCGCAAAGACTGATAAGGCGCAAAACCCTCTTGACAGTAATGCTGCAGGGCAGCAAAAATTTAGAACGCCGCGGCGACCTCAAGGTCGGGAGCGAGGTGAATATGGTAAGTAA
- the rpsF gene encoding 30S ribosomal protein S6, with product MTKYEMLYIITPSVSEDGREALIKKFSEYVTSRGGTVENTEKMGIKRLAYPIKFKQDGFYVLMNYSADPKVSSEMEKLMHITDGILRTIIIKRD from the coding sequence ATGACAAAGTACGAAATGCTTTATATCATTACGCCCAGTGTCAGCGAGGATGGGAGAGAGGCTCTCATCAAAAAGTTCAGTGAATATGTAACTTCTCGCGGAGGCACTGTTGAAAACACAGAAAAGATGGGCATCAAACGTTTGGCGTATCCGATAAAGTTTAAGCAAGACGGATTTTATGTGCTTATGAATTACTCAGCAGACCCCAAAGTCAGCTCTGAAATGGAAAAGCTTATGCACATAACCGACGGAATTTTGAGAACCATCATTATAAAAAGAGACTGA
- a CDS encoding spore germination protein, with protein MKKTQKQKITAQQRADKFKQWLNDNDDFKTRDLVIGGTSAKLIFLEDIVDTNMLNRDVLTPINTLGGKFDNIQQIMNNFTVVSKLKIFEIDEEALEQIFRGNAALFVDGFSEVICFDVAKFESRTVIEPPTSSVVKGPREGFTESIKTNMGLIRKRLLTTKLKVDILVVGRRTRTAVKIVYLSDVADKKIVSEVKKKIQKIDIDGIIDSFYIAQFLEKRPFSMFKQINSTEKPDVACSKILEGRIAIVVDGSPMVLTVPFLMLEDIQSSNDYYTEPYRAAFLRIMRLFGMAVAILLPGLYVAMELYHYKLLPLRFLTTIVNSAQNLPLSPLLEIFLILILFEMLFEASIRMPKYLGIAISIVGALILGDTAVKAGLVSPPAVMVVAVSGIATYVVPDQSSQISILRLFFTFMGGIMGVQGLMLGAVTILAYLSNFDNYGAPYLAPYSPFVKNDMQDFVRKANLQDMKKRPMSFGQTNKTRGR; from the coding sequence ATGAAAAAAACACAGAAACAAAAAATTACAGCTCAGCAAAGAGCAGACAAGTTTAAGCAGTGGCTTAATGACAATGATGATTTTAAAACGCGCGATCTTGTCATAGGCGGAACATCTGCTAAGCTTATATTTTTGGAAGATATAGTCGACACCAACATGCTGAACCGCGACGTGCTGACGCCTATTAACACACTCGGCGGTAAGTTTGACAATATCCAACAAATTATGAACAACTTTACGGTTGTTTCAAAATTGAAGATTTTTGAAATCGATGAAGAGGCATTGGAACAAATATTCAGGGGCAACGCCGCTCTTTTTGTTGACGGGTTTAGCGAGGTTATTTGTTTTGATGTGGCCAAGTTTGAAAGCCGCACTGTTATTGAGCCTCCAACCTCGTCGGTTGTTAAGGGCCCGAGAGAGGGGTTTACCGAAAGCATTAAGACCAATATGGGACTTATCAGAAAAAGACTGCTTACCACCAAGCTTAAGGTGGATATTCTGGTTGTAGGAAGGCGTACCAGAACTGCTGTGAAAATAGTATATTTGAGCGATGTTGCCGACAAAAAGATTGTAAGTGAAGTAAAGAAGAAAATACAGAAAATTGACATAGACGGAATTATAGATAGTTTTTATATCGCGCAGTTTTTGGAAAAGCGTCCCTTTAGCATGTTTAAGCAAATAAACTCCACCGAAAAGCCCGACGTTGCGTGCTCAAAAATTTTGGAGGGTAGGATTGCCATTGTTGTAGACGGCTCACCTATGGTTCTGACGGTTCCTTTTTTAATGCTGGAGGATATTCAGAGCAGTAATGATTATTATACCGAGCCTTATAGAGCGGCTTTTTTAAGAATTATGCGGCTTTTTGGAATGGCGGTTGCAATACTTCTGCCGGGGCTTTATGTGGCCATGGAGCTTTATCATTATAAGCTGCTACCTCTTAGGTTTCTTACTACTATCGTGAACTCCGCTCAAAATCTTCCGCTGAGCCCCTTGCTTGAAATATTTTTGATACTGATACTTTTTGAAATGCTGTTTGAAGCAAGCATACGAATGCCCAAATATTTGGGTATTGCCATATCAATTGTGGGTGCACTCATTTTGGGAGATACGGCAGTAAAGGCGGGGCTGGTGAGCCCTCCGGCCGTAATGGTTGTGGCAGTGTCGGGCATAGCCACCTACGTTGTGCCCGACCAGAGCTCGCAGATATCAATACTTCGTTTGTTTTTTACTTTTATGGGTGGAATTATGGGGGTGCAGGGGCTTATGCTTGGCGCCGTAACAATTTTGGCATATCTATCTAATTTTGACAATTACGGTGCGCCTTATCTTGCGCCCTATTCTCCGTTTGTGAAAAACGATATGCAAGACTTTGTGCGGAAGGCAAACTTGCAGGATATGAAAAAACGTCCGATGAGCTTTGGCCAAACCAACAAAACAAGGGGGCGGTAA